From the Pectobacterium carotovorum genome, one window contains:
- the ydiK gene encoding AI-2E family transporter YdiK — protein sequence MSKYSQPPRLDLARILFSLVFITIMIIACFWVVQPFILGFAWACMVVIATWPVLIKFQALLWGRRSLAVIVMTLLLILLFIVPIAVLVSSVVDNSSALMSWGARQENFSPPTLEWLTSIPFVGEKLFNSWQTLLQSGGSGLFAKVQPYFGKTATWLVAQAANIGRFLMHCSLMLLFSALLYYKGEAVAKAVRHFAIRLGQERGDAAVILAAQSIRAVALGVVVTAIVQSVLGGIGLGLSGIPHTTLLTVLMFLSCLAQLGPLPVLIPAIIWLYWTGDATWGTVLLVWSCVVGTIDNVIRPVLIRMGADLPMLLILSGVIGGLLAFGMIGLFIGPVVLAVSYRLLFAWMREIPEPQSILSVNTSSKPNKE from the coding sequence TTGAGCAAATATTCCCAGCCACCACGACTTGATCTGGCCAGAATCCTGTTCAGTCTGGTGTTTATTACCATCATGATAATTGCCTGTTTTTGGGTGGTTCAGCCTTTTATTCTGGGGTTCGCCTGGGCGTGTATGGTGGTGATTGCCACCTGGCCAGTGCTGATTAAGTTTCAGGCGCTATTGTGGGGGCGACGTTCTCTGGCCGTGATCGTCATGACGCTACTGCTTATTCTGCTATTTATTGTCCCAATTGCCGTTCTTGTTAGTAGCGTAGTGGATAACAGCTCGGCGTTAATGAGTTGGGGAGCCCGGCAGGAAAACTTTTCACCACCGACACTGGAGTGGCTGACGTCTATTCCTTTCGTCGGTGAAAAATTGTTCAACAGTTGGCAGACGTTGCTGCAAAGCGGCGGTAGCGGCCTGTTCGCCAAAGTGCAACCCTATTTTGGTAAAACGGCGACCTGGTTAGTGGCACAAGCGGCCAATATCGGGCGCTTTCTGATGCATTGTTCCCTGATGCTGCTCTTCAGTGCCCTGCTGTATTACAAAGGAGAAGCCGTGGCGAAAGCCGTGCGACATTTCGCTATCCGGCTGGGGCAAGAGCGCGGCGATGCCGCTGTCATTCTGGCAGCCCAGTCGATTCGAGCTGTCGCACTAGGCGTGGTGGTTACCGCTATCGTGCAGTCGGTGTTGGGCGGAATTGGGCTGGGGCTGTCCGGTATTCCCCATACAACACTACTGACTGTGCTGATGTTTCTGTCTTGTCTGGCGCAATTGGGGCCACTTCCGGTACTGATTCCTGCCATTATCTGGCTATATTGGACGGGTGATGCCACCTGGGGCACAGTTTTGCTGGTCTGGAGCTGCGTCGTTGGCACTATCGATAACGTGATCCGCCCAGTATTGATCAGGATGGGAGCCGATCTTCCTATGCTGCTGATTCTTTCCGGCGTAATTGGCGGATTACTGGCCTTTGGTATGATTGGCCTGTTCATTGGCCCGGTCGTCCTTGCCGTTTCTTATCGTCTGCTGTTTGCCTGGATGCGTGAAATCCCCGAACCGCAGAGCATCCTCTCCGTTAATACGTCTAGCAAACCCAATAAAGAATAA
- the apbE gene encoding FAD:protein FMN transferase ApbE: MTPLAAKRLLLCGLFSLLTACDNPAPTTQRPLLTIEGKTMGTFYSVKISGDVTEDKTQLQREIDALLEQANNDISTYRDDSVLSRFNQYRGTEPQPISNGMADIILAALRIGKATHGAMDITVGPLVNLWGFGPQKQPTRIPSQQQIDLARQNVGLRHLKLIGDEKGEWIQKDLPDLYVDLSTLGEGYGADVLAQLMTRKGITNYLVSVGGAISSRGVNAEGTPWRVAIQKPTDQENAAQAAVNLQGYAISTSGSYRNYFEQDNKRYSHVIDPETGRPITHQLVSATVIAPTALEADGWDTGLMVLGTEKALKLAEQQGLAVYLITKTDKGFSAVMTPQFKSFLITAP, encoded by the coding sequence ATGACGCCTCTCGCCGCGAAGAGATTACTACTCTGTGGCTTATTCAGCCTTCTGACCGCCTGCGATAATCCAGCGCCGACGACACAGCGCCCCTTGTTGACCATTGAAGGTAAAACGATGGGGACGTTTTACAGCGTAAAAATTAGCGGCGACGTCACCGAAGACAAAACGCAGTTGCAACGAGAAATCGATGCTCTGCTGGAGCAGGCCAATAATGACATTTCCACCTACCGTGACGATTCAGTGCTGTCGCGTTTTAATCAGTATCGAGGAACAGAGCCACAGCCTATCAGCAACGGCATGGCGGATATCATCCTGGCCGCACTGCGTATCGGTAAAGCCACGCACGGTGCGATGGATATCACCGTTGGCCCGTTGGTTAACCTCTGGGGGTTCGGTCCGCAGAAGCAGCCGACGCGTATTCCCAGCCAGCAGCAGATCGATTTAGCACGCCAAAACGTTGGGTTGCGTCACCTGAAACTGATCGGCGACGAAAAAGGAGAATGGATTCAGAAAGATCTCCCTGATTTGTATGTCGATCTCTCCACGCTGGGTGAAGGGTATGGCGCAGACGTTCTCGCGCAGTTAATGACGCGCAAAGGGATCACCAATTATCTGGTTTCCGTCGGCGGCGCGATTTCCAGCCGTGGCGTGAACGCCGAAGGGACGCCGTGGCGTGTAGCGATTCAGAAGCCAACCGATCAGGAAAACGCGGCACAGGCAGCGGTGAATTTGCAGGGTTATGCGATCAGCACCTCCGGCAGCTACCGAAATTATTTTGAGCAGGACAACAAGCGCTATTCTCACGTTATCGATCCCGAGACGGGCAGACCGATTACTCATCAGCTGGTTTCCGCAACCGTGATTGCACCGACCGCGCTGGAAGCGGATGGCTGGGATACCGGTTTGATGGTATTGGGCACGGAGAAAGCGCTAAAGCTGGCGGAACAGCAGGGGCTGGCGGTTTATCTGATTACCAAAACGGATAAGGGCTTTAGCGCGGTAATGACGCCGCAGTTTAAATCCTTCCTGATTACAGCACCGTAA